In Deltaproteobacteria bacterium CG2_30_66_27, a single genomic region encodes these proteins:
- a CDS encoding AmpG family muropeptide MFS transporter: MSAILNAFANRRVFFVLLLGFSSGIPLALTGSTLQAWMASEKVDLTVIGIFSLVGLPYTIKFLWSPLMDRFVPPFLGRRRGWMLVTQAALFLVIAVMAFSEPKAHPGALALLSFLVAFCSASQDIVVDAWRTEVLAPEELGPGAGVHILGYRVAMLTSGAIALILADRMPWRVVYLLMAGSLAVGMVASLLAPEPELAEKRPRTLREAVVEPFLEFFSRQGAAGILLFIVFYKLDVVMATALTTPFLLELGFTKTDIGAVTKGLGMIATIAGTLAGGAIVARAGMKASLWIFGIFQSVSTFTFFALARLGHHYPMMVAAIGIENLCSGMGTAAYAAFLMSLCDKRFTATQYALLTSLMAVTRVVVGAPTGFIAKTYGWETYFVISALAAIPGLLILLRYDRWKAPSA; encoded by the coding sequence ATGTCCGCGATCCTGAACGCGTTCGCCAACCGGCGCGTCTTCTTCGTCCTGCTGCTCGGTTTCTCCTCCGGAATCCCGCTGGCACTGACCGGATCGACCCTGCAGGCGTGGATGGCGTCCGAGAAGGTCGACCTGACGGTAATCGGGATCTTCTCCCTGGTCGGCCTGCCGTACACGATCAAGTTCCTCTGGTCCCCGTTGATGGACCGGTTCGTCCCCCCGTTCCTCGGGCGTCGCCGCGGGTGGATGCTGGTGACGCAGGCCGCCCTCTTCCTCGTCATCGCCGTGATGGCGTTCTCCGAGCCGAAGGCGCATCCCGGCGCGCTGGCGCTCCTGTCGTTCCTCGTCGCCTTCTGCAGCGCGAGCCAGGACATCGTCGTCGACGCCTGGCGCACCGAGGTCCTCGCCCCGGAGGAGCTGGGCCCGGGAGCGGGGGTGCACATCCTCGGGTACCGCGTGGCGATGCTCACCTCGGGCGCGATCGCCCTGATCCTCGCCGACCGGATGCCGTGGCGCGTCGTCTATCTCCTGATGGCCGGCTCGCTCGCCGTGGGGATGGTCGCCTCCCTACTCGCCCCGGAGCCGGAACTGGCCGAGAAGAGGCCGAGAACGCTGAGGGAGGCGGTCGTCGAGCCGTTCCTCGAGTTCTTCTCCCGGCAGGGAGCGGCCGGAATCCTGCTGTTCATCGTCTTCTACAAGCTCGACGTGGTGATGGCGACCGCGCTGACGACCCCCTTCCTCCTCGAGCTCGGGTTCACGAAGACCGACATCGGGGCCGTGACGAAGGGGCTGGGGATGATCGCGACGATCGCGGGGACCCTCGCGGGCGGGGCCATCGTCGCGCGGGCCGGGATGAAGGCGTCCCTCTGGATCTTCGGGATCTTCCAGTCGGTGTCCACGTTCACGTTCTTCGCGCTGGCCCGCCTGGGGCACCACTACCCGATGATGGTGGCCGCGATCGGGATCGAGAACCTGTGCAGCGGGATGGGTACGGCGGCGTACGCCGCGTTCCTCATGAGCCTGTGCGACAAGCGGTTCACCGCCACCCAGTACGCCCTGCTCACCAGCCTCATGGCGGTGACGCGGGTCGTTGTCGGCGCGCCCACCGGCTTCATCGCGAAGACGTACGGATGGGAAACGTACTTCGTCATCAGCGCCCTCGCCGCCATTCCCGGGCTGCTGATCCTGCTGCGGTACGACCGGTGGAAGGCGCCGTCCGCGTGA